Genomic window (Bacteroidota bacterium):
CTTTAGTTTTAGATGTGTTATTCCGCATGTTCTTCTGTTAATTACTAATATCCGCTCAACTTCGCTATGCTGTAAACATACATTTAATACTCCCTCTCCTACCATTCCTGTTGATCCGGTAAGAATTACCCTGATTTTTGAATTCTGTTGTTTGTCCATGGTATTTTCTGATATTTCACAATTTTCTGCCGGTTGCAGCTAACAGTTTACCAGTAGCATTCAGTTTGAACTATCTCACTCGATGAATTATATTAATAAATCCAAGGTATTAAACGATATATCCTTTTCATATAATCTAAATAATCCTCTCCGAATTGGGCTATCAATAGCCTTTCTTCAATTTTAATACGATTGAGCATAGCAAACGTAACTAGAATTCCAATGATTATTAAACTTATCCAGTTATTCAGGGATATACCAAAACCAATGAATGACAATAAAGAACCCGAATATGACGGATGACGAATGATCCTGTATACGCCGTCTTTCTTTATCTTATGATTGGCTCTGATTGTAACATCCACAGTAAAAAGTCTTCCCAATGACCAGATTGCAATAAATCTGAATACCATCCCAACGATTATTAGAAAAAGTCCAAAGAATGGTATGATTACTAAATTACTGATAGGAATATGGAAAAAGACAGAAAAAACAATTCCCAGGGAATTAGCGACACCTATCGTAATCCATATAATTCTCATTGAACCTTTATCCTGATCTTTTTTATCAGTATTACCTGAGCGCAACAATCTATTCAGTAATATCTCTGAAATAAGCCATACTGACCAAATTATTATAAAAATCACCATAGTGTCATGATTTTATCGGGTCAATGTTTTTCATTGCAGACAATGGTTTCAGGTATGGCAACAGTTGTTATTTTAATATCACACCCCATTCAGTCACGGTAAAGCCTTTTCTCTCAAATCCATTACCAATTTCAGGATCAGCCAATTTTATGTTTGGCATATCATAATATCCTTTTATTAAATAAAATAACCGTAAAACATTATCCGGTTTTTTGGAAAAATTAAGCCTGATTACTTCGTTAATAATCAACACATTTTGAGGATAAATCACATACCATTCAAAAATAGCCAACCGTGGTATCCAGTAATCAAGATAATCCGGAATTTCGCGGCCGCTAAAACCGTATTTAGTCATGTTCTCAGTGAAAAAGAATTCCAGATCAGCTTTTTTTACAAGCCATCCCTCATTTTGCTGCCAAACATCAGGTTGTATGCTTTCATAAAAGAGGTAATTATATGTATTATCAATTAGTCCATTTGTATCAACTGTAATATTCCAACCGGAACCATAATCGGGAAGTGAATTAATAATGTTCCCGCCAAGAGGAAAAATCAAACTGACACTTAACTGGATTTTCTCGTCAGGATATATATAAATATTCGGTTTCTTTAGAAGAGGACATGTATCATTTCCATCATCATCTGGGTCACAACTTTGAAATGGAATGGTGAATACCAATAATATTCCGAGTAAGAATAATGGAAATCTAAAAAGTTCTATTGCTCTCATTGTTCTTTAATTCTTGTTTAATCTTAGATGATCTTTAATGTTTTTTAAGTTGTGTTACAATTGGTACCCAACGCTTTGTTGTAGCAACAGTAAGGGAATTTGAAGTTTCTATCCACAGGTAAATTTTATTACGAAGGAAAACTTACCTGACCATCTAAAATCCTTATTATTGCTACAACATGAGGGCATAGTTTTATTCTTGATATGAATACATAAGTGGAGCACAACCAATATAGCTACTTGATGTAGCTGCAATATATGCTTTGTCTCCGATGATAAATATTGTTTTATATGAATCATATCCACTGGGACCTGGGTACATCGAAGTTAAAATCCATTTATTATTAATAATATCATATTTATATAATTTTTCCCCAGAGTGCAATACATACCCCGTATTGTTAAGAGCAAAACCTATTGCATGTACACAATAATTTTGTTTCGAAAACGGATTGGTCGATTTTTCAATCCAACTATCATTTTGTTCATTATATTGCCATGTGAGGCCATAAGTTACGACAAAAGCTTTACCATTACTGACAAAAGAAGAAGCAAAAGCATATTTAAAATTATCTGGGAAATCATTCAATCTTATATACTGTCCATTTTCCAAATTACATTTCCAAACCTGGCCTTCATCTGTAACAATATATAATTGGTTATTCAGATTAAAAAATATAGCATTATAAAACTTAAACGGAATATCATTTTTTTTATTCCACGATTTATCATTAAAGTCGAATACCCATAACTCACTTAAAGATTGACCCGTATAATCGTATCCGCTTACTTTAAAAAGCTGTTCCGCTGTAATAATGTACAAACTACCCTCATTTCTATCACCTGGAAATAGTGAGGAAGGAACTGAATTCCATTGGTTAGAGATAGGACTATACTCATAAAGTTCCTTTGTATTTAATTCTAAGATATAGCCTTTTTCGTTAAAGGTAAATGCTTTATATGCCCAAGACCAGTCAAAAGGGGTGGCTTGTTTGCTTTCCCATGACTTTTCTATTAAAAACCTGTCTTTATAACTTGTTGTTTTCAGGCCGTTTACAAGTTTAATTGTCACTGATATATC
Coding sequences:
- a CDS encoding IPT/TIG domain-containing protein encodes the protein MKYSLVFVILSLLFSFMGCKKDAEIQPKQYPYVITKSVTDIDSSGATFEAEILDYGQEEITDFGFIWSDTKTNYQYSLFNKGSLDNFKVRISADLEQGITYSCRAYIKTIRNLVLGNKVIFLSLGSESIMIGDFNPKEGFDGTLIKLTGKYFSQISANNKVFVNHIPAEVIFSTGDSIAFITPPMGYVGEADISIQVGSKDVTSNIKFKILGPQIDSISLLSGNSGESVTIEGKNLIQNGANIAVYFDSNSAEIVSYSETQLEIIVPPPTNSLLSDISVTIKLVNGLKTTSYKDRFLIEKSWESKQATPFDWSWAYKAFTFNEKGYILELNTKELYEYSPISNQWNSVPSSLFPGDRNEGSLYIITAEQLFKVSGYDYTGQSLSELWVFDFNDKSWNKKNDIPFKFYNAIFFNLNNQLYIVTDEGQVWKCNLENGQYIRLNDFPDNFKYAFASSFVSNGKAFVVTYGLTWQYNEQNDSWIEKSTNPFSKQNYCVHAIGFALNNTGYVLHSGEKLYKYDIINNKWILTSMYPGPSGYDSYKTIFIIGDKAYIAATSSSYIGCAPLMYSYQE
- a CDS encoding isoprenylcysteine carboxylmethyltransferase family protein — translated: MVIFIIIWSVWLISEILLNRLLRSGNTDKKDQDKGSMRIIWITIGVANSLGIVFSVFFHIPISNLVIIPFFGLFLIIVGMVFRFIAIWSLGRLFTVDVTIRANHKIKKDGVYRIIRHPSYSGSLLSFIGFGISLNNWISLIIIGILVTFAMLNRIKIEERLLIAQFGEDYLDYMKRIYRLIPWIY